Proteins encoded within one genomic window of Oryza brachyantha chromosome 7, ObraRS2, whole genome shotgun sequence:
- the LOC107304641 gene encoding uncharacterized protein LOC107304641: MEFNEFDQPVGKAVVEFPNVVGSLVRTKGFPLCHDDWRHVNADAKQFIIDALECVYEMDERLENYSLATAGKKWKDYKADLKKTHFNETKTVEELIAACDDRVQPENWVWLVDHWLSPEAKARSMRGKMNRDKLLTPRTSGSKLFARARHEWIRTPPKSRVT, encoded by the exons ATGGAGTTCAATGAATTTGATCAACCAGTTGGGAAAGCAGTTGTTGAGTTTCCTAATGTTGTTGGTTCACTTGTAAGAACCAAGGGTTTCCCTCTCTGCCATGATGATTGGCGACATGTTAATGCAGATGCAAAGCAATTCATTATTGATGCTTTGGAG TGTGTATATGAGATGGATGAACGACTTGAAAATTATTCTTTGGCCACTGCTGGGAAGAAGTGGAAGGACTACAAAGCTGATTTGAAGAAAACTCATTTTAATGAGACAAAGACAGTGGAGGAACTTATTGCAGCTTGTGATGACAGAGTGCAACCTGAAAATTGGGTGTGGCTTGTCGATCATTGGCTATCACCAGAAGCAAAA GCTCGAAGCATGAGAGGGAAAATGAATCGTGACAAGCTGTTAACCCCACGTACCTCTGGCAGCAAGTTATTTGCTCGTGCTCGACATGAATGG attcggaccccgccgaagagccg ggtaacttga